Proteins from a single region of Ischnura elegans chromosome 2, ioIscEleg1.1, whole genome shotgun sequence:
- the LOC124174057 gene encoding uncharacterized protein LOC124174057 isoform X2 produces MQSASTLVILLFLALSRVARAAEDDTDVAAPTDRLSISAEQLPSVDMSALSSIAVSAGAAALGVAGLALVAYLILYMFGVKRCHLLGTCDALAAATAHFTNPPPPHVTAGHYSSQMDTSPYGAYAPQQPQTNPPATYQHEGNSFNKRSLEYVGPVLRSLASAYDKYEKWGS; encoded by the exons ATGCAGTCCGCGTCGACCTTGGTCATCTTGCTGTTCCTGGCCCTCTCCCGGGTCGCGAGGGCCGCGGAGGACGACACGGACGTTGCGGCTCCCACTGACCGCCTCTCCATCTCGGCGGAGCAGCTGCCCTCCGTGGACATGTCGGCACTGTCCAGCATCGCGGTGTCTGCAGGGGCGGCGGCCCTGGGAGTCGCCGGCCTCGCCCTCGTCGCCTACCTCATCCTCTACATGTTTGGCGTGAAGCGGTGCCACCTGCTCGGCACCTGCGACGCCCTCGCCGCCGCCACCGCGCACTTCACCAACCCACCGCCACCACACGTGACTGCCG GGCATTACTCATCCCAAATGGACACTTCTCCCTACGGAGCATACGCACCGCAGCAACCGCAGACCAATCCACCAGCCACCTACCAGCACGAAGGAAATTCATTCAACAAAAG GTCTCTGGAGTACGTTGGACCAGTCCTGAGGAGTCTCGCCTCGGCATATGACAAGTATGAGAAATGGGGCTCTTAG
- the LOC124153701 gene encoding uncharacterized protein LOC124153701, translating to MRLPPSWCNQESLCNSSLPSFRGVRPSLASLLVCLLLLCQIASADVLPEEDDYYDSYEADEDDEQEEETVTEASRAVVLHRETRQSSNAYYDFIITEYSYKIWVVFMIYAMINVFYACLVAAYFAETNTLAPTQAFDYDYVIKRSVYGEEATNTLDSPLKISRQGVDHILRSISSTPEPLSTDESWWGAGRVERKKKHVATNIRMLNRISADPT from the exons ATGCGTCTGCCGCCATCTTGGTGCAATCAAGAAAGCCTCTGTAACTCGAGTCTACCGTCTTTCCGGGGAGTCCGCCCATCCTTGGCCTCCCTCCTGGTCTGCCTCCTACTACTCTGCCAAATCGCGTCCGCTGATGTGCTCCCAGAAGAAGATGACTACTATGATTCGTACGAGGCTGACGAAGATGATGAGCAAGAGGAGGAAACGGTGACGGAGGCTTCGAGGGCTGTTGTTCTCCACCGAGAGACGAGGCAGTCCTCAAACGCCTACTACGACTTCATCATCACAGAGTATTCGTACAAGATATGGGTCGTCTTCATGATATACGCTATGATCAATGTATTCTACGCGTGTCTTGTGGCTGCTTATTTTGCCGAG ACGAATACTCTCGCTCCGACGCAGGCTTTCGATTACGATTACGTGATCAAAAGGTCTGTCTACGGCGAAGAAGCGACGAACACCTTAGATTCCCCACTGAAGATTTCGCGGCAAGGTGTGGACCACATCCTCAGATCAATATCCTCGACTCCAGAGCCTCTCTCCACGGACGAATCGTGGTGGGGCGCGGGTAGAGTAGAACGCAAAAAGAAACACGTCGCAACAAATATTCGGATGCTTAATCGAATCTCTGCTGACCCCACTTGA
- the LOC124174224 gene encoding uncharacterized protein LOC124174224 produces MFHPCLFPASLPRSLLLFLASTSSVLLAFAAASANDDTKETSRQNPIALGYYNLIITEYSYKFWAAFMIATLAMLLYSCLAAVWVAHTVYLPPPISYDEYDYLAKRSASEEEDEDHIDPSPGGWPANPPPSPSTARRILRAISQPPLPS; encoded by the exons ATGTTTCACCCTTGCCTCTTTCCAGCATCCCTTCCCcgctccctcctcctcttcctcgcgTCCACTTCCAGCGTGCTGCTCGCCTTCGCTGCAGCTTCCGCCAACGACGACACCAAGGAGACGTCCCGACAGAATCCCATCGCCCTCGGATACTACAACCTCATCATCACCGAGTACTCGTACAAATTTTGGGCCGCCTTCATGATAGCCACCCTCGCCATGCTCCTCTACTCATGCTTGGCCGCAGTTTGGGTGGCACAC ACGGTGTATTTGCCGCCTCCCATCTCGTACGACGAGTACGATTACCTGGCCAAGCGGTCCGCCTCCGAGGAGGAAGACGAGGACCATATCGACCCCTCGCCGGGAGGGTGGCCCGCCAACCCACCGCCTTCGCCTTCCACCGCCAGGAGAATCCTCAGGGCCATCTCACAGCCGCCGCTGCCCTCCTGA
- the LOC124174057 gene encoding uncharacterized protein LOC124174057 isoform X1, which yields MQSASTLVILLFLALSRVARAAEDDTDVAAPTDRLSISAEQLPSVDMSALSSIAVSAGAAALGVAGLALVAYLILYMFGVKRCHLLGTCDALAAATAHFTNPPPPHVTAVGVSSGHYSSQMDTSPYGAYAPQQPQTNPPATYQHEGNSFNKRSLEYVGPVLRSLASAYDKYEKWGS from the exons ATGCAGTCCGCGTCGACCTTGGTCATCTTGCTGTTCCTGGCCCTCTCCCGGGTCGCGAGGGCCGCGGAGGACGACACGGACGTTGCGGCTCCCACTGACCGCCTCTCCATCTCGGCGGAGCAGCTGCCCTCCGTGGACATGTCGGCACTGTCCAGCATCGCGGTGTCTGCAGGGGCGGCGGCCCTGGGAGTCGCCGGCCTCGCCCTCGTCGCCTACCTCATCCTCTACATGTTTGGCGTGAAGCGGTGCCACCTGCTCGGCACCTGCGACGCCCTCGCCGCCGCCACCGCGCACTTCACCAACCCACCGCCACCACACGTGACTGCCG TTGGTGTGTCTTCAGGGCATTACTCATCCCAAATGGACACTTCTCCCTACGGAGCATACGCACCGCAGCAACCGCAGACCAATCCACCAGCCACCTACCAGCACGAAGGAAATTCATTCAACAAAAG GTCTCTGGAGTACGTTGGACCAGTCCTGAGGAGTCTCGCCTCGGCATATGACAAGTATGAGAAATGGGGCTCTTAG